A genomic window from Gossypium hirsutum isolate 1008001.06 chromosome D10, Gossypium_hirsutum_v2.1, whole genome shotgun sequence includes:
- the LOC107930721 gene encoding probable adenylate kinase 6, chloroplastic, which yields MAVVSRCSRAATAATTANATTAPTFAYLIRSLSPFSSSSSTFYPQNDLNNRNKPAVLGTLKRESKGRNVQWVFLGCPGVGKGTYASRLSNLLGVPHISTGDLVRDELASSGPLSSQLKEIVTQGKLVSDEIIIDLLSKRLEAGEAKGESGFILDGFPRTVRQAEILEGVTDIDLVINLKLREEALLAKCLGRRICSECGGNYNVACIDIKAENGRPGMYMAPLPPPPQCASKLITRPDDTEEVVKQRLRIYQAMTRPVEDFYRSRGKLLEFDLPGGIPESWPKLLCALNLEDREDKQSAAA from the exons ATGGCGGTTGTTAGCCGTTGCTCCAGAGCTGCTACGGCTGCGACAACAGCGAACGCCACCACCGCCCCAACATTCGCTTACTTAATTCGATCTctctctcctttttcttcttcttcttcgactTTCTATCCCCAAAATGACCTCAACAACCGTAATAAACCAGCCGTTTTAGGGACTTTGAAGAGAGAATCGAAGGGTAGAAATGTCCAGTGGGTATTTTTAGGTTGTCCTGGTGTTGGCAAAGGGACCTACGCTTCACGGTTGTCGAATCTTCTCGGTGTTCCTCACATCTCCACCGGTGATCTTGTCCGAGATGAGCTCGCTTCCTCTGGTCCCCTTTCTTCTCAG CTCAAGGAGATTGTTACCCAGGGAAAATTAGTTTCAGATGAAATTATAATAGATTTACTTTCCAAACGTCTTGAAGCAGGAGAAGCTAAGGGTGAATCAGGGTTCATTCTTGATGGTTTTCCTCGGACAGTAAGACAGGCA GAAATATTAGAAGGGGTGACAGACATTGACTTAGTGATTAACCTGAAGCTTCGAGaagaagcattgcttgcaaaATGTCTTGGAAGAAGGATTTGTAGTGAGTGTGGAGGAAACTATAATGTGGCTTGTATCGATATCAAGGCAGAGAACGGGAGGCCTGGAATGTACATGGCTCCACTTCCTCCCCCTCCTCAATGTGCATCTAAGCTTATTACTCGACCAGATGATACTGAAGAAGTTGTTAAGCAACGGCTCCGTATATACCAGGCGATG ACTCGACCTGTAGAGGATTTCTACCGCAGTCGCGGGAAGTTGTTAGAATTTGATCTTCCGGGAGGAATCCCAGAATCATGGCCAAAGCTGCTCTGTGCTTTGAATCTTGAAGATCGCGAGGACAAACAGTCCGCAGCTGCGTAA
- the LOC107930740 gene encoding ferric reduction oxidase 7, chloroplastic has product MGSNSLKNPLLFSDEVEPGYVKNSSFLKSSVKWGLKIVMWVIFIAWVGVIFLYPGEIGSQLVEKIINATNGSVFGTSGSLFLVFSAPILLIAILAVAHLIISGEHVFEKSKSSKKPGFRLWTFPVLVDGPFGVVSAAEFIGITLFVVFIIWAMYAYTLRNISLLTLFDISSSETGRLMLELTGLRCGMLGLLCLIFLFLPVSRGSLLLRLIDIPFEHATRYHVWLGHLTMMLFTLHGLFYVIGWAMNGTLVKELLEWKRVGIANLPGVISLLAGLFMWVTSLHPVRKDYFELFFYTHQLYVVFIVFLALHVGDFVFSIVAGAIFIFMLDRFLRFCQSRTKVDVLSAKCLPCGTVELVLSKPRSLQYNALSFIFLQVRELSWLQWHPFSVSSSPLDGKHHLAILIKVLGGWTVRLRDSILSMSEPELSKTTITASVEGPYGHEMPYHLMYENLILVAGGIGISPFLAILSDILHRINDGKPCLPRKILVVWAVKKSDELPLLSSIDMESICPFFSNKINLEIDIYVTRESGPSMEEGKVHVASSSSCPFSGRSMSPLVGTGNNVWSGLYVIISTVGFIILMALLRIFYIKPYNVSTWWYLGLLFIACMVTSVVIFGGLVIGLWHLWNKKASANDKDEDIDRIKVESTPSYGTVEDKDLTQNNPESSTIIQYGTRPDFKEIFASTSRKWGNVDVGVLVCGPPTLQSSVAKEIRSHNIRRQKRDTIFHFNSHSFDL; this is encoded by the exons ATGGGTTCAAACTCATTGAAGAACCCTCTTCTGTTCAGTGATGAAGTTGAGCCTGGTTATGTCAAAAACTCATCTTTtctgaaatcatcagtgaaatgGGGTTTAAAGATTGTAATGTGGGTGATTTTCATTGCATGGGTTGGTGTTATTTTTCTATATCCTGGAGAAATTGGTAGTCAgttggttgagaaaattattaatGCCACCAACGGATCTGTTTTCGGCACTTCAG GAAGTTTGTTCCTGGTATTCAGTGCTCCAATTCTTCTCATTGCAATCCTTGCGGTAGCTCATCTGATCATCTCTGGTGAACATGTTTTTGAGAA GAGTAAGTCCTCAAAGAAACCAGGGTTTCGTTTGTGGACATTCCCTGTTCTTGTGGATGGACCATTTGGGGTTGTGTCTGCAGCTGAGTTCATTGGGATAACCCTCTTTGTTGTGTTCATCATATGGGCGATGTATGCTTACACCTTGCGGAATATTAGCCTCTTGACCCTTTTTGACATTTCTTCTTCAGAAACAGG TCGACTCATGTTGGAACTTACGGGACTTCGATGTGGGATGTTGGGGTTGCTCTGCTTGATATTTTTGTTTCTCCCAGTTTCAAGGGGTTCGCTTCTTCTTCGTCTTATAGACATCCCTTTTGAGCATGCTACAAGATATCATGTATGGTTGGGACATCTTACCATGATGCTCTTTACACTACATGGATTGTTCTATGTAATTGGATGGGCAATGAATGGAACTCTTGTAAAGGAA TTATTGGAGTGGAAAAGGGTTGGTATTGCTAATTTACCAGGAGTTATCAGCCTCTTAGCTGGTTTGTTTATGTGGGTTACATCGCTTCATCCAGTGAGGAAAGACTACTTCGAGTTGTTCTTCTATACCCATCAACTATATGTAGTCTTCATTGTCTTTTTGGCGCTGCATGTCGGTGATTTTGTTTTTAGCATAGTTGCCGGCGCGATATTTATTTTCATGCTCGACCGCTTCCTGCGTTTCTGCCAATCACGAACGAAAGTGGACGTGCTTTCAGCCAAGTGCCTTCCCTGTGGGACAGTTGAATTGGTCCTCTCGAAACCTCGAA GTTTGCAGTACAATGCGCTcagttttatttttcttcaagttCGAGAATTATCGTGGTTGCAATGGCATCCTTTCAGTGTTTCGTCCAGTCCTCTAGACGGTAAACATCATCTAGCTATTCTCATAAAGGTCCTTGGGGGATGGACAGTGAGGCTGAGGGACAGTATCTTGAGCATGTCTGAGCCTGAACTATCAAAAACCACGATCACAGCTTCCGTTGAGGGACCTTACGGGCATGAAATGCCATACCACTTGAT GTATGAGAACCTGATTTTAGTTGCAGGTGGCATTGGGATTTCGCCATTCTTAGCGATCTTAAGTGATATCCTCCACCGCATTAACGATGGAAAACCATGTCTACCAAGAAAGATTTTGGTTGTTTGGGCCGTTAAAAAGTCGGATGAACTTCCGCTTCTTTCAAGTATCGACATGGAATCAATTTGCCCATTTTTCTCCAACAAAATAAATCTCGAGATTGATATTTATGTCACTCGAGAATCCGGGCCTTCAATG GAAGAAGGTAAGGTTCATGTGGCATCGAGCTCTTCCTGCCCTTTCTCGGGCCGCAGCATGTCGCCGTTGGTTGGCACCGGAAACAACGTATGGTCTGGCCTATATGTTATTATATCAACAGTCGGATTTATCATTTTAATGGCCCTGTTAAGGATTTTCTACATTAAGCCATACAATGTATCTACCTGGTGGTACCTAGGCCTTCTTTTCATTGCATGCATGGTCACGAGTGTTGTTATCTTCGGTGGTCTCGTGATCGGTTTATGGCATCTCTGGAATAAAAAAGCTTCTGCAAATGACAAAGATGAAGATATCGACAGGATAAAGGTTGAATCTACTCCGAGTTATGGAACTGTTGAAGACAAAGATTTGACTCAAAACAATCCTGAAAGTTCAACCATCATTCAATATGGTACCAGACCAGACTTCAAAG AAATATTTGCATCCACAAGCAGGAAATGGGGGAATGTTGATGTAGGTGTGCTAGTTTGTGGTCCACCAACTCTTCAATCAAGTGTTGCTAAAGAAATCAGGTCACACAACATAAGGAGACAAAAACGTGACACCATTTTCCATTTCAACAGTCATAGCTTTGATCTATAA
- the LOC107930744 gene encoding protein TONNEAU 1b, which yields MDDYTREMMDLKTLVTRTLEKKGVLAKIRAELRASVFEAIEEEDRVIEKEESLPPALLGSCNDRAKRLHASPSGRLLTALVCEYLDWAQLNHTLKVYQPECNLQKDSWKAELKDFSVKNGYDLNRNGDNPVLMDVLDCFLKFENLTQARGSGRRSQEIESSSSSESRNTRRPSSSTVAGGLPPLGRPVPASQSSDRRAGSSMSGYRKEEYSWRYDDDLPEDVIRASAALENLQLDRKARNLTSSWRHAGDSVSGDDDKVDHM from the exons ATGGATGATTACACGAGAGAGATGATGGATTTGAAAACCCTGGTTACTCGAACCCTAGAGAAGAAAGGGGTTCTAGCTAAGATCCgg GCTGAACTAAGGGCAAGTGTCTTTGAGGCAATAGAAGAGGAAGATCGAGTAATTGAAAAAGAGGAGAGTTTACCTCCTGCATTATTGGGAAGTTGCAATGATCGCGCTAAACGACTTCATGCTTCTCCTTCTG GAAGATTGTTAACTGCACTAGTGTGTGAGTACTTAGACTGGGCGCAACTAAACCACACTCTAAAAGTGTACCAGCCAGAATGCAATTTG CAAAAAGACTCCTGGAAAGCTGAGTTGAAAGACTTTAGCGTCAAAAATGGTTATGACCTTAACAGAAATGGAGATAATCCTGTCCTTATGGATGTTCTTGATTGCTTCTTGAAGTTTGAG AACTTAACCCAAGCAAGAGGAAGTGGAAGGAGATCACAAGAAATTGAGTCCTCGTCTAGTTCAGAGTCTCGTAACACAAGAAGACCCTCATCATCTACTGTTGCTGGGGGCTTGCCTCCATTGGGAAG GCCGGTCCCTGCCTCGCAGTCGTCTG ATAGGAGAGCAGGCTCCTCCATGTCTGGTTACAGGAAAGAAGAGTATAGTTGGAGATATGATGATGACCTCCCAGAAGACGTGATTCGAGCTTCAGCTGCCCTCGAAAATCTTCAGTTGGACAGAAAGGCCAGGAATCTAACTTCTTCTTGGCG GCATGCTGGGGATTCAGTCAGCGGGGATGACGACAAGGTTGATCATATGTAG
- the LOC107930720 gene encoding probable serine/threonine-protein kinase PBL7, giving the protein MGWFLCGGNSNQDEKKKLPINNNTTTNNNFDHQIPSTSEKLKVNSAPNTKKEATKDGGSGHIAAHTFTFRELAAATKNFRADCLLGEGGFGRVYKGRLESTNQVVAIKQLDPNGLQGNREFLVEVLMLSLLHHPNLVNLIGYCADGDQRLLVYEYMPLGSLEDHLHDLPPDRRRLDWNTRMKIAAGAAKGLEYLHDKASPPVIYRDLKCSNILLGEGYHPKLSDFGLAKLGPVGDKTHVSTRVMGTYGYCAPEYAMTGQLTLKSDVYSFGVVFLEIITGRKAIDNSRAGGEQNLVAWARPLFKDRRKFAQMADPLLQGQYPARGLYQALAVAAMCVQEQPNMRPLIADVVTALTYLASQRYDPETQSVQGPRTGSSTPRMRRE; this is encoded by the exons ATGGGTTGGTTCCTTTGTGGTGGAAATTCAAACCAAGATGAAAAGAAGAAGCTGCCTATCAACAATAACACCACCACCAACAACAACTTTGATCATCAGATCCCATCTACTTCAG AGAAGCTGAAAGTGAATTCTGCACCAAATACTAAGAAGGAAGCTACTAAAGATGGAGGGTCGGGTCACATTGCGGCGCATACTTTTACGTTTCGTGAATTGGCAGCTGCAACAAAGAATTTCAGGGCAGATTGCCTTCTGGGTGAAGGAGGTTTCGGCCGAGTGTATAAAGGGCGATTAGAGAGCACTAATCAA GTTGTGGCAATCAAGCAGCTCGATCCTAATGGACTGCAAGGGAACAGGGAATTCCTTGTTGAAGTATTGATGTTGAGCCTGCTTCACCACCCTAATCTTGTCAACTTAATCGGATATTGTGCTGATGGAGATCAGAGACTTTTGGTTTATGAATACATGCCGTTAGGATCTTTGGAAGATCATCTACATG ATTTACCTCCTGATAGAAGGCGACTTGATTGGAATACTAGAATGAAAATAGCTGCAGGTGCTGCAAAAGGTTTGGAGTATTTGCATGACAAAGCTAGCCCGCCTGTCATATATCGAGATTTAAAATGCTCAAACATTTTGCTTGGTGAAGGCTACCATCCGAAGCTATCTGATTTTGGCTTGGCTAAATTAGGCCCTGTTGGAGATAAGACTCATGTATCGACTAGAGTAATGGGGACCTATGGATATTGTGCTCCTGAATATGCAATGACTGGACAGCTTACACTGAAATCAGATGTTTATAGTTTCGGGGTTGTTTTCCTTGAAATCATTACTGGAAGAAAAGCTATCGACAACTCGAGAGCTGGTGGCGAGCAAAATCTGGTTGCCTGG GCTCGTCCGCTATTTAAAGATAGAAGGAAATTTGCACAAATGGCCGACCCATTACTTCAGGGCCAATATCCAGCGAGGGGTTTGTACCAAGCTTTAGCTGTAGCTGCCATGTGTGTTCAGGAACAGCCCAACATGCGGCCGCTTATAGCGGATGTAGTCACTGCCCTCACCTATCTTGCTTCTCAAAGGTATGATCCTGAAACTCAGTCGGTTCAAGGACCCCGCACGGGTTCTTCCACTCCAAGGATGAGAAGGGAATAA